The genomic DNA AAGCTATCTGTTAGGTACTTGGACGAGGTGAAAAACTCGTTGCCAGAGTTGCGTTGGACATGCAATTATCTTGGGGAAAATCCTAAAATTCCAACGTCTTAAGGGTGGGGTTGCCTTGAATGATGAGCAATTTGAAGCCATCAAAAACGAATTTGAACGGATACAAGAAAACTGCCTTTATAGTGCGCAGGCGTACTTCGAAGCGGCTAAGCGAGCTGAATTTTGGGGACGACTTATGGTCTTCATTCCTGCCTGTGTGTCAGCGCTTTCCGGATTTATGTCGGCCATGAATAAAGCTCCTACTTGGGGTGCCGTGTCCGCAGTAGCGGGGACCGTCGCTGCGACAGCCTCATTCCTTGGGGCCACCAAGAAAGCTGCCGATTTTCAGTCATCAGCGCGCTCCTATACTGCACTACGGCATAATGTCCATATGGAAATAGCCTTGCTGTCGACCGCTCGGGATTGGATTGATGCTCAATCTACGTTGCGCTCATTGAATTCGTCCTATGTACAGATCGTTTCTACCGACGTCCCGATGCCTAATCGGGCTTTCAACGTAGCGCGAAAGCGTATCCAGCAGGGGATGGCCTCATGAAGCGTCTGTGACCTGGACGTACGAGCCCGGCCAGGCCTCCATGCTGACCTCCTGGCCGCGGGTTGGCGGAACGCACCAGCGGCGATGACCTTTTCGTACCGAACGCCGTCACACAGGAAAGCGGCCTTGGATGTCAGCCATTTGGCCTTGACCGACGCGCAAGGTGAGGAGTTCGACGGCACCCGCCACATAGAATGAAGGTGTGTCGAGCCCGACAGCGTCAAGCAGTCGTCTTCGAGATGCAACCGGCTTGCGCGGAGCGCATGCTGAGGAGACGGCTCCCTCCTTGGAGGTGATGAGCATGCGACGTGCGTTCGCCGCCGCAGTAGCTCTAGCTCTCCCAATTGCCCTTGCAGGAGCGCCAGCTGTCGCGGCATCCGACGGCGCTTCTGCGACCGCCATAGTGGCCACCACTCAGGGCGCACACAAGTTGAAGCATCCAACAAACTTCGTGACTCAGGGGCCGGCCGACGTTTGCAACTACACCAAGCGTCGGCCGAGCCTCCATCAGGGGTCATCCGGGCGGACGGTCCAACAAGCCCAGTGCTACCTGAATCGGGCCATAGGCGCAGGCCTAGATGAGGACGGAGACTTTGGCCGGCTCACGGATTCCGCAACAAGGGACTTTCAGGAATGTGCCGAGATCGTCGTCGACGGGCGCATCGGAGCCCAAACTTGGTCGTTCCTCTCCTTCTGGGCCAATGCCTCAGGTGGCCCCTTCTGTTGATGGGGGCTGGTGTTCGTGACAACCAACGGCGAGCTGGCTGGTCAAGTCGTCAAAGTCGTGACATTCCGGGGCTGTTGCGCGCTGCGCCAGCCATCCGGAAACTCTGGGGCCGCCGTTCACGGCGCCGCCCTCCGTAACCGTGCGGACGTGTGTGAAGCCGTGACGTAGGTAGTAGTGCTGGAGCGGTTTGTTCGTCGTCCATGCGTCGAGCCGGAGCCATGTGGCGCCAGAGCGATAGGCTCGGTCAGCCGCCCAGTTGAGGAGCTGTCCGCCTAGATCCCGGCCGGCGTGGGTCCGAGCGACGGTGAGCTTGTTGACGAATATCGACCGCTCGACAAGCTCCTGATCTGTCCACAGCCCCGCTTCGGCTTCCGGGGTCAGCGTGATGGTGGCGGCTGTCACCTCCCCGTCGCGGACCATGTAGACGACGCCAGATTCAATTGTGGCGAGTAGCTTGTCGGCCGGGTACGGGCGACGCCACTGATCGGTCCCGAGGTCACTGAGCCAGGCTGCCGCTTCTTCCCTGAAGGTGAGCAGCCTGGCGAGATCGTCCGGCGTCGCTGTCTCGATGATCACTGTGGCTCGCTCTCCGGCCGGGCGGAAAGGTCACCGATCTCGTAATTCAGGCGGTTGAGGTCGCCCCGGAACGTGGTGATCGTGCATCGAACGGGCTTGTCCGCTGAATAGCCCGTGCGGGTCCAAAGCAGTACTGGCACCCCTGCGCCGATGTCCAGCAGTCGGGCCTCATCGGGGGTCGGCATACGGGCGGCGATCTCGTCGAAGTATCCGGCCTGCTCGATACCGATTCCGGCAAGGTAGCGAGTAGTCCCCTCTGCGACATCACCCGGCTCTGCGAGCCGGGGCGCGTCCTTTGCCACCCACTCGGGGTAGTACGTCGCCTGGGTGGACCACGGAACGTCGTCTACGAATCGGTGGCAGAACCTGAGCACCATCGTGGACCGGCTGTCGACCTTCAGCCGCTCCGCCACGTACTCGCTTGCCAGAGTCATTTCCACGCGGAACGTCTGGGTCGGTCGGCGGCCGGCTTTTGTGACATCCGTGCTGTAGGCGTCGCCGTTCTGCGGGAAGGTCAGGTTCTCGAAGCGGGAGGCGTTCAACTTGAAGACATCGTGCTTGCGGACCTCGTAGCCGAGTCCCTGACTTGAGGAGATCAACCCCTCGCTGACCAGCATGTTGAGGCCGGAGCGGACCGTGTTTCGGGATGCCTCGAAGCGGCTGGAGAGTTCGCTTTCAGAGGGCAGGCGAGTGCCCGGAGGATAGACGCCCCCGTCGATCTCGCGACGGAGCACGTCGGCCACCTGCCGGTACTTCGGCTGCTTGTTCATGGCCCCATCATGACGCACTCGCTCAACTTGTTGGTACATGTAGGCCTCAATCCCTTGACGACTCACTGTCTGTGGGTGCAGCATCACTGCACAGCTTGTACCAACAAGTTGAGCAAGCGGTGCAACACCTTTAAGTGTGCCCGCTTGTGGCGACATCCCCGCCTGGGAGGACTCGCCACTGCACGGCACAGGAGCCCCGCATGGGACGGGGGGAGGGCACCGGATCCCTTGGCAACCGGATGGCACGAGACCGAAAGGTCATGTCTCTGCCTGCAACGGGCTAGCGGCTCTTCCTTGAAACGGGAGTCGCCCCCGAAGGAGACGCGCACATGTTCGACCAACCCCGGAGCGCTTCGGCGCTGCGGCCGGTTGCCTCCTCTGCCCGTCCGACCACTGGTCGTACGGGCGGGGCTGAGGGGAGCCGGAGAACGTCTTTCCTGCTTCATCCCGTAGACGGCGTGCGGCCCCGGTGCTCGAACACCGGGGCCGCTGTTTGGGCCGTCCCACCGCTGAAGGAGACAACGACCCATGAAGACCATCGTTGCTGGTCGTGAGCCTGTTACCCCCACTGAGTTCGCTGAGCTGGCTCTAGGGATCGATCTGGAGCTGTTTACCGGTTCGGCCGCGGAGTCCGCGATGGAGCGGGCCGCCCGGCTGGACGTGGCGCACGAGGTGCTGGCGGAGCTCCGCGAGAGCGACCCGGAGACCGCCGCGTACGCGGAGAGCCTGCTGCGGACCCTCCCGCTGAAGCAGCCGCGCCCGTCCGGCCGGCGCCCGCGCCGTGCGGTCCGCCGCCCGGCAAAGGGCTGCACCGCTCGAACGGCGGTCGCCGCATGAACGCCCCGCTGTCCGGCCTGTGGGCGTGGTGGCTGCGCCATGGCGGGGCCCTGCTGGTCGCGGCGTGCGTCCTGTCGTGGCTGCTCCCGTTACCGCCGTGGGCCCGGTTCCTGTGGAACCTGCTCGTGGTGGCCGGCTGCTTCCACCTGATGGCCCTGCACCGGGCACACCGCAACCGCGGTGGGGACGGGGGCCGTGATGAGGCGTAAGACGAGCGCGGCCGAACAGATCGCCGCGCTACAGGGTCTGCAATCGGGCCTGACGAAGGTGCTCGTGGCGGTCGCGGTGGTCGCGCTCGCGTTCACCGCGACGAACGTGACGCTGTTCGCGATCGACCACCACATCAGCGTCTGGATCGCCTGGCTGCTCGACCCCATGGTCGCGGTCGCTCTCGGTGCGGTCCTGATCGTGGACGGCCGACTGTCGGAGCACGGGGTGCACCCGTCCGGATGGGCCACCGGACTCCGGTGGTTCGCGGGGCTGGGCACGTGGCTGATGAACTGCTGGGCCTCTCTCTGGCCCGCGGGCACCGCCTTTGGCGTCCCGCGGGAAGTGGACCCGGCCGGTCTCGTCCTCCACTCGATTCCACCGGTCCTGTTGATCGTTCTCGCGGAGGCGATCACGTTCTACCGGCGCGCGATCCTTGATCGAATCGCCGTGCTGCGCGATCAAGTGGACACCGTGGTGGAACGGGTGGAAGCCCCGCCCGTCCACCCCGCTTCCACCCCGGCATCCACCCCGCCCGCCGTCACCGCCCCGGCTGCACCGGCGGTGGCCGGGCGGACGGTGTCGCCGCTGGTCATCTGCGGTGGACACCGGGTGTTCCCCCTCACCGTTCCCCCCACTTCCACCCAAGGTGGAGGGACCGCCCGGGAGGCGGTGAAGCTGCCCGCCGATGAGGCTGCCCGGATCATCCGGGAGTGCTGGGTGGAAGGCGTCACCATCCCTGCCGCGGCGGTCCGTTCCACCCGTTCCACCTCCTACGTCCACAAGGTCTACAAGCAGCTCGAAGAGGACGGCGTGACCCGCCGCCCGCACCTCGTTCCGGTACCGCAGACCACGGGGGCGGCGCTCTGATGGCCACCGAGGAGTACCGGTGGCGGATGGCTCCGGAGGGTCTAGCGACCCGTCGGCAGCTTCGCGCGATGGGGCTTCGGCCCGGCGGACAGGACGTGGCCGCGGAACTCCAGCGGCCCCGGCGGCGTCGCGGCCCGCTGGTCGCCTACCTCTACCGCATCGACCACGCCAAGCCCGTACGCCCGATGACCCCGGCCCGTACTGCTGCGCTCGCGAAGGCGATGCGGGCTCGCCGGACCTGCCCTAACTGCCGTACGGACGCCGGGTACTGCATCCCGCGGTCGCTCGGCATGTGCGTCACCTGCGATGACATCCGAAGGGAGCGTTCAGCATGACGGAACTCAGCACCGAACCGCTGGTGACCGACAACCAGCCCGCACCGACCACACTGCCCCAGACTGACCCCGCAACTGCGCCGACCGAGGTCACCGTGGAGCACACGGCGGGCGGTTGGCCCGTGGTCCCGATCGCGATGACCGGCGCCAACTCCACCGTCACGGCGCTCGCCGCAGCTGCTCTCGCCGGCGGACCCATCGCCGCCGCAGTCGCCGCGACCGGCGCATGCGTCCTCGGTGTCGCCGCCGCAACCCGCAACCACCGGGCCCACCGCAAGCACGCCACCAGCCGCACCAACCGCACCGCAAACCCCCACGGCGCCGGTCGGACAGGCCGCACAGCGGGCGGTGTGCGCGGCGCATTCTCCCGCGGAAATAGCGGACGATCCGCGAAGCACGCAGGTCGCAGCACCTCACGCACCGGTTCCACCCCAGGCGTGCCGCACCAGCGCAAGACCACCAGCAATCGGGCAGGAAAGGCCGCCAGTCCCGTCTCCGAGAAGCCCACCCGACAGCACGGCCCGGCGCGTGCAGGACAGGTCAAAGCGCTTCGGGCGTCGGCACGTCAGGCGGCCCCGTCACGGGCGGCACGAAGGGCCGAGACGACCGGGTCGCGGCGTGCCCTGGCGGATGCCCGCCGAGGTGCCAAGACAGCAGCAAGGTCGGCATCCATGGCCCGTAAGGGGCCGATCGGCCGGTCCGTTGGCAAGGCCGCGGGCCGGGTCGGTGCGGCCAAGGGTGCGGTGATCGACCGCAACCGGTCCGCCCGGGATCAGCGGGCCGCTGGCAAGGTCGCCGCCCAGCGGGGCGACGTCCGCAAGGCACCCGCCCGGAAGAAGGCCCGCAAGGCCCTGTGGCGGTCGGCCGCCCGGTTCCAGGGCCGTCGACTGCGCGCCGCCCTGCTTGCCGGGGCGTTGGGGCTGGTCGGCATGCTCACCACCCCGCTCGGTCGGAAGTTCGGCTGGGCCTGGCTGATGTGTCCGGGCCGCCGTCTCTACGCCCGGATGACCCGTACCGCCGAGGAGCAGCGCCACCTGCGGGATGACGCGATACGCGCCGCCCTGCAGGACGACGAAGCCGCCGCCGACCAGGAGGCGACCGAGAGCACCGAGCAGATCAGCGGCACGGCGGAACGCCCGACTGGGCCGACGCCGGCGGCACCTACCACCACGAGCAGTAGTGAGGGAGAGAGCGTGTCTGGTTTCCGGTTCGAGGAGTACGCGGCGGAGATGGAATCCGCCGCTGGGCAGTACGACCCCGAGAACGCCATGGAGATCCTGGCCATGGTCGAGGGGCTCCCGGCGGCACTGACGTCGGTGGCGAACGTGATGAAGGTCCTCGCCGAGCGGGCCGACAGCGAGTTCCCGCTGGAGAAGGACGTCGCGGACGGCTTCAACGACATCTTCGGCGCCGTGATGAGCGCCGTGGCGGTCGCCGAGGACATGGGGCCGCTGTTCCGCCAGTCCCACGAGCAGGACATCGCCCGCCACGAGGACCCGCGCAACGGGCCCGAGGCCGAGAAGGGATGGAACGTCTGATCATGACCACCAACACCGCCTCCACGGGGCCGGTGTGGGACTGGGCTGCCGGTCACGGACCCGTGACCGGCGCTCTGTCCGCCACCACCGGATGCCTTGCCGTTGCCACCACCGGAGCAGCCACCGGCATGCCCCCCGGCTGGGCCCTCGCCGTCGGCGCCGCCGGCGCCATCGGCCACACCATCAGCAGCCTGCGCGAACGACTGTCTGGCAGGACCATCGTCATGCGGTCCGCTTCCTGGCTGATCGGGGCCGGGTGGACCACCTGGGCCATGACCACCGGGCCCCTGACCTGGGCCGCCCTCGGCTCCCTGGCCACGATTGGTGTGGGCATGGGTGCGGCGGCCCGCTCCACCCTCCTGTACGAAGAGGCCCGGGAGTTGGAGGCCATCGCCGCCGCTGAGCGGCAGGTCGCCCGGGAACTGTCCGCCGAGCGGCGTGCGATCGCTGCGGAGTGGGTGGACCGGGTGCAGCGGGTCTGCGGTCTCACGCTGCGGGTCCTCGCGGTGGAGATCTGGCCCACCGGGACAGGCTTCACGGTTGATGCCGAACTCCCGGCTGGCGGCGCCACGTACGACAAGATCGCGGGCTACTCCGCGCAGCTGTCCGCGGATGCGCGTCTGCCGCACGGCTGCACCGCGGTTGCCTCGCAGGGCATCCATCAGGGCCGCGTCCTGATCGACGTGACCACGGTCAACGTCCTCTCGGAGGAGCGCACCTACCCGTCCGACTACAGTCCGCTGTCGATCTACACCGGTATCCCGTGGGGCTACCGCACCAACGCCGAAGAGATCTGCGTCTACCTGCGCGAACAGTGCGCGCTGGTCGTCGGCCCCACCGGTTCCGGCAAGACCAACATGGTGCACGTCATCCTCGCTGGGTTCGCCCGCACCACCGACGTTCTGACGTGGGTCATCGACCTCAACGCGGGATCGGCTGGCCTGTCCTGGGTCCGCCCCGCGCTCGACGCGAACGGGGCGCCGGTCGACGGGGTCCGGCCGGGCATCGACTGGCTCGCCTCGACGTACGAGGAAGCCGTGCTGATGCTCGATGCGGCACTGGCGATCGGTCTGCGCCGCAAGGTCGCCTATCAGGACCTGATGGCCGAGCGGAACACCGACCAGCTCCCCATCAGCGCGAAGATCCCGCAGATCATGCTGGTGATCGACGAGGGTGCGGAGATCCTGACTAGCACCGACCGGCGCATGAAGGACCTCGCGAAGAAGATCCTCGAAGTGATCCGGATGCTGCGCGCCATGGGCATCCGCACGGTCCTGACCGCGCTCGGTGCCACCGGATCCGTCCTCGGCAACCTGATGATCCGCCGGGAGGCCAAGGCGCGGGTCTGCCTGACCGGCGGCGAGGTGGAGGGCATGGACCTGGGCAAGGTCTTCCCCGGCTCCCGAGGGCTCAAGGTGGACCAGGCCCCGTTCAAGGGCGCCGGGTTCATGGGCACCCCGGAGTCCCCGGCGGCGCTGTTCAAGAACTGGCGGATCCTGCCCAACCAGATCCGCGACATCGTCCTCGCCACTTCCGACATGCACCCGCACCTGGACGACGTCTCCCGCAAGGCCGCGGGCGACGCCTACGCCTCGCGGTGGGATCCGGACCGCACGGCCTGGATGCGGGACACCACCCACACCCCGGCCACCGACGCCCCGGCGCAGACGGCCGGCAGCACCGGCGGGCTGAACCTGTCCGCGCTCCGGGGCGATCGGGAGTCCGCTGAGGAAGCGCTCGCCCGGAAGTTCCGCGAGCAGATCGACGCCGAGTTCGCCACCTTCGCCGACCCCGGGACAAACACCGAACACCCCACGGCGGGCGGGCTGAACCTGTCCGCGCTCCAGAACGAGGACAACGCCGCACGACAGGCCGCCCTCTCCCTACTGCTCGCCGCCGGACCGGACGGAACCGGCGCCTCAGCCATCGCCCGGGCCCTCGCCGACGAACACGGCACCACCCGGCAAACCGTCGTCGGCTGGCTCAAGACATGGACCGAGGACGGCACTGCCGTCCGCGTCGGCACCGGCACCAAAGCCCGCTACGTCCACCGCCAACACGCACCCGACAACCCCACCGAGGACTGAGTGCCAGTCGCTTGTCGCCATCGGCACGAGAAGGGCCCTGGGCGCCTCTGCGCGGGCCGAAAACGGCTTGTGACCTGCAAGGCGACAAGCGACAAGACAAGACAAGCGACAAGGCACACGACAAGCCAAACGACAAGCGACACGACAAGTCAGCGCGGGTGGCACCCCTTCCCAACCGGGGGCGCCGCCCGCGCTGCTGAAGGAGGCCCGTCGTGCATGAGACCACGTACGAGATCACCACCCAGCCACGTCCGGCCGACTATCCCGCCTACCTCCCCGCCCCCGAGGGGCGGGTGATGCTGCCCTCGGAGATCCCGCCCGGCGTCCAGATGGTCACCCTGCCCGGCGGGATACGGACCCTCGCCTACACCCAGCCCACCGCGCCGGCCGCACCGCTGGCGCCCGTCTCGCAGCCGATCCCGGCATGGGCCAAGACCACCGCTCTGCTGACGCCGACGATCGGTGGGGGCATCGCCGCCGCGGGAATCGGACTCTCCTACGCAGCCCCGGGACTGATCGCCATGAGCCAAGCCCTCTGGTCCGCCGTCGCCTTCATCGCCGCCGCGGCCATCGGCGTTCCTCTCCTGCTTCGCCTCGGACGTGGCGCGACCGGCACCGGCACGGGGACCACGCACATCACGCAGAACATCACCGCGAGCGGGATGTTCGGACGGGCCAACGGCACCATCAACCACCGCTAACGGGTGGGGCCATGCCGCTGCTCGACTGGCGGGACGCCCGTCACTTCGACGCCTCCCGGAACCTGCCGTGCGTGCTCTGCGGCAAACCGACACCTATGCGCTCCCACGATCGCGAGCCGGTCCACAAGGTGTGCGCCGAGGACTGGTGCGACCAGAACCCCAACTCCAACCGCTTCC from Streptomyces sp. NBC_01707 includes the following:
- a CDS encoding peptidoglycan-binding protein; the protein is MRRAFAAAVALALPIALAGAPAVAASDGASATAIVATTQGAHKLKHPTNFVTQGPADVCNYTKRRPSLHQGSSGRTVQQAQCYLNRAIGAGLDEDGDFGRLTDSATRDFQECAEIVVDGRIGAQTWSFLSFWANASGGPFC
- a CDS encoding GNAT family N-acetyltransferase; translation: MIIETATPDDLARLLTFREEAAAWLSDLGTDQWRRPYPADKLLATIESGVVYMVRDGEVTAATITLTPEAEAGLWTDQELVERSIFVNKLTVARTHAGRDLGGQLLNWAADRAYRSGATWLRLDAWTTNKPLQHYYLRHGFTHVRTVTEGGAVNGGPRVSGWLAQRATAPECHDFDDLTSQLAVGCHEHQPPSTEGAT
- a CDS encoding RRQRL motif-containing zinc-binding protein translates to MATEEYRWRMAPEGLATRRQLRAMGLRPGGQDVAAELQRPRRRRGPLVAYLYRIDHAKPVRPMTPARTAALAKAMRARRTCPNCRTDAGYCIPRSLGMCVTCDDIRRERSA
- a CDS encoding GntR family transcriptional regulator — translated: MNKQPKYRQVADVLRREIDGGVYPPGTRLPSESELSSRFEASRNTVRSGLNMLVSEGLISSSQGLGYEVRKHDVFKLNASRFENLTFPQNGDAYSTDVTKAGRRPTQTFRVEMTLASEYVAERLKVDSRSTMVLRFCHRFVDDVPWSTQATYYPEWVAKDAPRLAEPGDVAEGTTRYLAGIGIEQAGYFDEIAARMPTPDEARLLDIGAGVPVLLWTRTGYSADKPVRCTITTFRGDLNRLNYEIGDLSARPESEPQ